The DNA sequence TCTTGACCAAATATGAAAACTTTTCCCAACTTATGTTACCCTTGTCTAACTTATCAATCAGTTTGACTAAATTTTGCCTGCAAAAAaccaaaacaataataataataattaaataaataaaaaaaaaaaaaagaagaagaagaagatagtTTGTCATTGTGTAGgtaatcaacttaaaatggtaCACAGTTATCATATATAAATTGTAGAAGGATTTTTTAGTTGAAGAAGATAACCTGTCAGGGCTAATGGTTTTCCTAAAACCCTCATACACCCTATGACCTTGCAATGCTCTAGCCATGTTGCCATCATATGAGTAAACAAACACATCACTTTCCAATGCCACAACATAGTCTATAGCAGCAAGCTTATTCTGTGAATTCATGAAAGGCATTAACTCTTCCTCTGTTGCTAAGCTGAGCTTAGTAGACAAATTAGGAAACTTTTGTTTAAGCGATTGCATACCGTCTTTACCATAAATTTCACCAGAAACTATGTAAATTTGTGTATCAGATGGATATCCAAGGGCCATAAGAAATATGGCCACTTCTCTTGGTGTCATGGGACAATTCCCATGGAGTCTTTGGACCTTAGCATTGATCTTCTTTTCTTTCCAATGCTTTGTCTCATACCTCATTTTTGTAAGCTCTTCATGCTCATTTATGGTAAGCTTGTGGCTGCAGCCTGTGAAAGCTAGCATATCCTTTTCATATCTACAagaaaacaataacaacaaaCAGATTTGATAGTTTTAAGGCTCTATATGTAGATATATGAGTTAATTATCGTGATAGTGACACttgtttttgattaaaaaaactcACCTTAAATGTAAAGCAATGTAAGGATTTTTATTCCTTCTTAATCTTTCAACTAAGATCCTCCCAAGTTCTTCGATATCTTTTCTAAACTTTAATGCATCATACATTGCCCGACATCGAAGCCTTTGAGTAGAAAATTGTACATTGTTAGCTAGCCTCGAATTCGTTTGCAGAAACTTtatcactttctctctctttattAGTTGTTTTTCACGCATGTCTCTATAGTAAGAGAGCTGCAAAAAAAATAAGGTTTACGTATCAATATGTGTAATTTAATCATTCATGTCATCGAAAAATAAATCAATGATTAAACAAACATTAATAaaatgtcatatatatatacatatgtttaCCTTTGACCAAGAAACTGGATTTTTAGTAAGGGGCTTGACTGATTCATATTCCGGTGGAAGTGAGTCTATAATTGTTATATCATCCTTTAAAACTTCAACAAACTTCTCCCAGTCAAAGATTTCCTTAAAGTCACTGGAACCATCAAAGTAGTGAATTAGTAGATATTCTTAATCAAATTAGCATTTGTATTTGAACTTATAataattagttaaaaaaaaggTTATGAAATATCAAGCTAACCTTGAATCATTCCAATAGGAACTATGATCTAAAGTAGGCATGACTAAGGTTGCATTCATAACTTTTGCTATTGCAACCATGTCACTTATCTACAATGATTGTTAAATTTCCCAAGATTAAGAAAACcccaaataaaaattgaaagtactaaataataattactattacttatatatacaatatagaaaaaaaaaataaaaataaaaaacaaacataCATACATATTACCCCAAGTTTCATTTGATTCAAACCCCCATTGGCATGAGCTAGAATAAAGCCATCTGTTGCTGTTCCATTCTCtacaattataataacaaacaacaacaataattaatgataatatatgaCATACATTTCATAAATGTATGTATAAATAGTTTATTTAGTAGAACTACTTACTGGCTTCCTTCTTTGATCGATTGACACATTTCTGTAATCTCTCACTCCTTGGTGGCTTCCAAATTTCAAGATCACGGTACGGCcgatactaaaaatatatatgagaaaAAAAACATTTTACTCATCAAAACTAacataataacaattatttaaaatatataatataaaaaattatttaaatataggtTCCCAAACAAATTCTGtttcatatatttattattattattattattaccattttattatgaaataaatttGATTGGAAGGTGGAAGTAGTATGTTGAAAGGTGGTGGTAGTAGTGGTTGTGGTGGTAACTTGGAGAATATGTAGAGGAGTTGTGGTGGTGTTGCCGTTGGTGTAACTGTAAGGAGGTGGGAGCATGACCACTAATACATGAAATAAGACGATGATCGATATGAATGAGACCAAAGCTACGACACCAACAACCCCTAAAGCCCTTCGCTTTTTCGTCCATGGCCACCTTATTATTGCCGGTTTCACAAAGCTATGCATTGATTTACGTCGACCATTTACATGAATcaacatattaattaattaaagagaagagagaagGAACACAGAACTAAATGATTAGATAGttaattaattcataattaataatgataTATAATGAGAAATGACAGATACATGAGTGAAGGAAGGAGTTCCACAGAAGAGCAATGAATACAAAAGAGTCAAGGAGATAAATAATTTGAGAGAAAGCGCAAAATACGGGCTTATATTTATGTGTTTTCATAAATATGttttgtttaaatttaaattattttgataaattgAGAATAATactcaaattaaatcaaaaatcaAAGCTTTAAATCTACTACagataatttttgttttttattttccatAAGGGAGTGGGagctttttattcattttttttttccttttcaattttataaaaatggcACTCCTTActatattttagaaaatatttgttAACAAATTCAAGAGCAACagattttataaagttttttttgaataaacagaTTTTATAAAGTTGGGTATTATATGCttgggtaaatatcattttggaccctgtattttgtaaaagttaccgattgaaccctttgttttgttaaatgacaaaatggaccataaattttccaaaatggtaaaattaggaccctgaactgattttttttaaaataaaatttaataataatctgatctaaaagtgttatgataaaactatttacattttctgtatctgttcgtattttCAAGTTggctatattaaaaaaaaaagttgtcaaaaattaagctcacgGTCCTATTTGTGCCATTTTGGGAAAAAAAACagagtccattttgtcatttaacaaaacagagggtctaattagtaacttttacaaaacacagaaTCTAAAATTGTATTTACCCTATAtgctttagttttttatttaagttatatttgtcatatataatttaattaaatgaataatattattttaatacaaagatgtttaatataaattaagttgtaagaaaaaaataaacataaaactaatatgaaaagaaatttaaaaacaaaatattagtaaaatgtattaataacaataatagtaaatgtttatatttaaaagaaaattgaaaattaaggaaaagaaaaacaataataTACTCTCAACATTATATCATGTTACAAGAGAGTCTAGAGTTTCTCTTTAGGGGTTGAGAGCCTTTCGCCACTTGAGATTCTTTTTTCCCTCTCCAGTTATAGCTCGCCGATTTGTGGGCCGACTTGTGGGTTTTGTAGTGGCCATGGTTGGGGGGGAGTATTTGATTGTGCATTTGAAAAAGTTCTCTGATGGAGGATCAACACCTTTTGGTATTGGATTTTAGGGTTTTCACTTGGTGGTCACAAAGTTTGGCTCTGGTTGCTTCTGGTGTGGGGTGGGTTCCACGGTGAGGTTTCTGATTTGGGTCAAGGATGTTTGCTGATGGGGGCCTGCTTCTTGTCTAACCATCGTGGCTGGTTTCCCTCCTGTTTAGAACTCATTTTTTTGCTTCCATTACGGTGGTCCAGCAGCGGCAATCTTAGATGGACGTTGGTGATTCGTTGGGGTTGGGCTTCATGGTGGAGATTTGGGAGTGCATTTGTCCTTTGGGCCTAGGGTGCAACTCCTCTTGGTGGTATGGTTGATATGTGTGGTTGTGGCAGTACCCTAATTCTGATTTGTCGGTGTTTGGCGATCTTATTAATCtcttttggtatttttatttccattatttattttttagtggTTGCTTCTTTTACTTTTAAGCACActgtaaatttaaatttagccATAATTAATTCATGAGAATGAAACAATAAATTAGAGATTAGAGGAAGCATACTAGAGTCCATAGAATCGACCATTGAATGGTATGATCTTCTAATTTAATTCTCTATCCCCGCTTGTTCCCCATTGAGCATGAGACAGGAAATTCCCACAAGGTCCAATTTATGTTGAACTTaagtttatattaaaaatttaattatataaaaaagtgaattacataaaattaatacattacaaattatttattattaaatatacttatttttatttaaaacataacttaaaaatttatatgaagttactaatatactagaaaaatacataaaaaatattattaaagaagtacttaaatattaaatagatcCCAACGGGTCAGGGGCGGGGAACATTAACATTTAAGGAAAATTATCCATCCTTGCCCCGTTCTTTATTTAGATGGGGAATCCTCACGAAGCCCCATCCCCTTTGGGAGAATGTGTAACCCTAGTTGCAAACACAAAGGCTTCTCACCAAAATTTGAGTGACATATTGGCTTGAGTAAGAAGAGTAAGATATGAGACCTTTGCCTACAACATGCCTTTACTTTCTTTCTACAATATTTTATTGTTGATGAGTGTATGGATATAATTTTATTCCAACAATGTTATGTTCTTAAAATAGATTATATTGAGGTTTATATTCACCCATTAGGTTGGTCAAACACTTTTAATTTGTGTTTGAAAAATTTTCTCAATGCAAGTATTAAACTGTTTGAAAATTAGTTTCTGAAATAAAAACTAAggttacaaaatatataatatagattAGTACGTTAATATTTTCATCAATTTTtctaatatatgttatatagtaagtttttataattatatttaaaggtaacataaaaagaaaaagtatatAAATGTATCTTAAACAatacaacaataaaatataaaaccCGTAAATTTAAAGTAGTTAATCAAAATAAGTaatcaaaatatatatgaaataattttatctatagaaaataacaagtttgTGTGTTATTAGTATCCTAAGCAACTAAATCAATATTAGGTTACTTTCCAGTGGTTCAAACGGAGTGTGTTGTTCTTGTGATGGTATTGAACTAGATTTTATTGCTCATATAGTTGAAACTGATTGCCTATTAGTTGTATCTGCTTTTAATAAaaggtaatatttttttattgttcttgGATTTTTGTTAGATGATTTGATAAGTTTATTGTCCAAATTTTCAAGAGTATCCCTAATTTATGTTCGTCGCCTGACCAATATAGCTGCACATAGATTAGAGGTATATGTTCTTTGGATGAATGAACAAGTTGTGTGATTAAACAACTTTTCTTATTGACTTTGGGATGCTTAATTTATTGGTTTTTTAGGTTGTGAATCATTCTGTTTTTATTCAATGAAATAGTCATTATTTTTGTACTTCTTTAAAATGAAACATTTGAGAGCGTGAGAtgttaaatattttggtattttggtATGTTATGTCGACATAGTAATGTTATTATTGTACATAAGTTCGGTTTTTAGCATAAAATTGTAAAAGTTCGTATTATATGTATTGGAAAATTTACATacattactaactttttctaatttattatatttctaCTGTGACACGCGGATTGTAacattttaactttttttttttattcggCAGTTACTGCCTTGATTcaaatcttatatattatttatggcTTACACGTGTCTTCACTGACTTTTGATTTAAAATGAAACATTTGAGAGCGTGAGATGTTATgtagaagtttttttttttttttgaaggaaaattgTAGAagtttgtattatatgtattgaaaaatttacatacattactaactttttctaatttattatatttctaCTGTGACACGCGgattgtaaaattttaactttttttttattcggCAGTTACTGCTTTGATTcaaatcttatatattatttatggcTTACACGTGTCTTCACTGACTTTTGCCACttcattttttgaatttttttttcaaaaaagctTTGATTAACGTGTGGGTGTCACTATTTGTGACAGTGTTCTTCTTTTTGgggttttaatttattttaaaattatttttaaatatttcaaaaaagtATTGATTTGACATGGGGTGTCAATTTGTGACAGTATGCTTCTTTTTgaagtttaaatttattttaaaattatttttaaatgttaaATAATCATTACTAAATCTCACTCTCTCATGTTtcctattcatcttcttctaatttcaatttttttcaagtttttatACAGTTTGTGGGTgtggtttattttttatttcaaattttttcagTTATTCCATCTTCATATCCTCTTCATTTTCCCCCACATTTTCATTCTTATTCTTCTATAAATATTACTTCCCCTTATTCACAATGACTGTTAcccaatcatcatcctcccctgTTGCTAATTAGCCCCCAAAACAAccccaaaaacataaatttCAAGCAACAATGGATAAGAAGAATTTGAAAGATAATCCTCCTAGCCCTACTTGTCTAGTTGTTGCTAAAAGGAAACTAGGTGCTGGAACTTCGAAGAACACTCGAGCAAAACGCCCTCGACCTGTGGTGGAGAACTCCGACTCTGATTTTGAGTTGGAGTCAGAGTTTGTAAAGTCTCCCAAATCTGATAAGGTATTTTCGTATTgatcttgtgttgttttaggattttttttcaagttgattatgtttcctatttctcttttttttttgttagtcctattttatagttttttgtttgtttgactCTGTGTCTTGTTATTGTTTTGGTTTAATTTTGTTAGTTTTAGGGAAAGGGTAAATACCAAGTGAAGATTGTTCAATCAACTGATCTGTTTGAAGACATAATTGGGAAAAGGGTTGTTGAGGTGTGTcgtttcattattttagttttaatgtttttttttatgcttgttttttatgttcgttagttttttttatgttgttttagctttgttttagtagtgttttcttatgtttttttataggattgggAATCCAAGTGCACCCGATCGGAATACTACCATTCTAGAgattttttatgcttgttttttatgttctttatttttttcttttgagtgttgttttagtagtgttttcttatattttttcttttatcggATTGAAAATCCAAGTACATCCGATTGGAATACTACCATTCTAGAGTTATAAACTCTGGTTATTACTCTACTATTgaagatattaaaaaaattcttactGAAACTCAAAAAAATATGTTTTCAAAAACTGTATTGGAAGTTGTTTTTGATTGCGTAGTAGCTATAAACTTTCTTCAGTGTTTCCTTGTCTTTGTATGCCTGACCTTTTTCAACTTTTGGGTGGTGTTTGTCTGTTATTAGCTTCGCGTTGTTGATGTCGATTTCTGGATCTAATTTTTTACtttagttttcaagtttttctaccattttttttagcaACCAGCTTTGCATAGTCAACTATGTCGAATTTGTCGTTTTCAAATTCTCTTGTTTTTGACTCTCCTCCTTCTTCTAATTGGCGTTCCAAtatgtatgattctgttgttGATATGTTTGATTTCAAGtattgttgtgttgttttcgaGCATTGTCACATTCTCTTGAAATAATTATGTTCTTTTTCCCATTGTCCATTAGTCTTTATGAGAACTGGTATAGATTCCATGTCCTGTCATTT is a window from the Cannabis sativa cultivar Pink pepper isolate KNU-18-1 chromosome 1, ASM2916894v1, whole genome shotgun sequence genome containing:
- the LOC115703794 gene encoding O-fucosyltransferase 19-like, encoding MLIHVNGRRKSMHSFVKPAIIRWPWTKKRRALGVVGVVALVSFISIIVLFHVLVVMLPPPYSYTNGNTTTTPLHILQVTTTTTTTTTFQHTTSTFQSNLFHNKMYRPYRDLEIWKPPRSERLQKCVNRSKKEAKNGTATDGFILAHANGGLNQMKLGISDMVAIAKVMNATLVMPTLDHSSYWNDSSDFKEIFDWEKFVEVLKDDITIIDSLPPEYESVKPLTKNPVSWSKLSYYRDMREKQLIKREKVIKFLQTNSRLANNVQFSTQRLRCRAMYDALKFRKDIEELGRILVERLRRNKNPYIALHLRYEKDMLAFTGCSHKLTINEHEELTKMRYETKHWKEKKINAKVQRLHGNCPMTPREVAIFLMALGYPSDTQIYIVSGEIYGKDGMQSLKQKFPNLSTKLSLATEEELMPFMNSQNKLAAIDYVVALESDVFVYSYDGNMARALQGHRVYEGFRKTISPDRQNLVKLIDKLDKGNISWEKFSYLVKSFHEKRIGGPKPRPISHSRDSSKLEENFYANPFPGCICQQRI